The Methanoculleus horonobensis genomic interval ACGCTTTCGGGGCGGAGCCAATGGTGCTGCTCGAACACCATACCGACCAGGGCATCTCCACGGGGGGCCAGATGCGGTCGTTCTGGGCGACACTCAAGGAGATCCATCCCGAGATCGCCGGACTGGCCGGGATAGCGCTCGATCCCTGGCACCTCCACGCCGCAACGAGAGAGGAGTTCCCCGTATCACTTGGCGAGGTTCCGCTCGATGCCCTGCAGGCGTTTCATATCCATAGCGACCTTCGCCCTCCGTCGCTGGACGACAGGGTGCCCTGGCCGCAGGTCTTTGCAACGATCGGCAGTCTCTCAAAGACACCCCGCATCAAACCCGTGGTCTACCAGAAGAGCAGGGTTCCCGGAGCGATCGCCTTCTGCGAGGAGATGCTCGCGTCGCGGCGAGCTGCGTACGCAGCGCCGCCTGCGTGACGGTCCGGCCCGGTTCCGATCCTCGCCAACATTCATAACCTCAACATGCCACAGGGTCTCGCATGAGATCGATAGCCGCGCCTGATTTCCCCCCCGAACTCGAGTGGCTCAACATCGACCGCCCCCTCTCCGTCCGCGATCTCTCGGGCAGGGTAGTGCTGCTCTCGTTTGCGACGTTCACCTGTTCGAACTGCATGCGGTTGGCGCCGGATCTCCGGCGGCTCGAGGAGAGGTATCCCGGACTGGTGGTCATCGAGGTTCATTATCCCGGGTTTGAATCCGCCGCGGTCGGCGGAAACTTCCGGGAGGCCGTGCGCCGTGCCGGGCTGGAGCACCCCGTCGCCATCGACCGCGAACGCCGGCTCTGGCAGGCCTTCGGGATCCGGGACTGGCCGACCTTCGTCCTCATCGACCCGGGAGGCAACGTGGTCGGGAAGACCGCCGCCGAAGGGCTCTACGGGAGGATTAACCCGAAGATCGACCGGATGACGGCGGAGTTCGAGGAGCGAGGCCAGCTTGAGCGCGGACGGCTCTCGTCAGGAGCCGTTCTTGAGACGGCACGGGAGACGAGCCTGTATCGTCCCGGCAGGATGGCTGCGGACAGCGTCGGGATGCGCCTCTTCATAAGCGATACCGGCCATCACCGGATCGTCGTCACCGATCGGGATGGAAAGATCCTGGAGACGATCGGCTCCGGGGCTGCCGGGAACACCGACGGAACGTTCGATGAAGCCGCATTTTACCTGCCGGAGGGTCTTACATTCGACGAAGAGGAGGGCATCCTCTACGTTGCGGATACCGGGAACCACACGATCCGCCGGATCTCCTGGACCGAGCGGGAGGTCGTGACGACCGCCGGGACGGGGCTTACCGCCCCGTCGTCTGGAGGGGCGGGCACTGAGACCGCGCTGAATGCGCCGCGGGATCTCGCGCTGCTCGGCGGCTACCTCTACATCGCGATGGCAGGGGCAAACCAGATCTGGCGAATGAGTCTCGCCAGCCATGAGGTGGAGCCGTATGCCGGGTCGGGCCGGGAGGGGCTGGCCGACGGGCCGCTCGAGAAGGCCGTCTTTTCCGGGCCTGCCGGCATCGCCACCGACGGCGAGGCGCTCTACATCGCCGACAGCGGGGCTTCGGCAATCCGCCGTATCAAGCGGGGGATGGTCGAGACCCGTATCGGGCACTCCCCTGACGACTTCGGCGATCTCGACACCATCGCCCGGATGGCACGCATCCACCGGCCGACGGGCATCGCCTACAGGGACGGGTCGCTCTACATCGCCGATACCGGCAACCACAAGATCAAGCAGTTCGACCTGGAGACCGGGTGGGTGCTCACCCGGGCAGGAGACGGCGATCGCGGCTACCGCGACGGGCTCTCGGGGGACGCAAGGTTGAACGAGCCGGGCGGTCTCGTCGATCTCGGGGGACTCTGGTATATCGCCGATACCGGCAACCATATCGTCAGGGTCTACGATCCCGCCCGGCACGTCGTCTCGACCCTGACGCTCTGGAAATAGGCGTTCCAGGAGCAGTACTTTATGTAGGGGCAACGAGAGAGGAGGGGCGGAGCATCCTGTCTCCAGGGGGAACCATGCGACCGAATTACGCACTCTGCATAACCGCTCTGGTGATCGGGGCGGCGGTTCTTATCTGCGGCTGCACGGGCCT includes:
- a CDS encoding thioredoxin-like domain-containing protein, encoding MRSIAAPDFPPELEWLNIDRPLSVRDLSGRVVLLSFATFTCSNCMRLAPDLRRLEERYPGLVVIEVHYPGFESAAVGGNFREAVRRAGLEHPVAIDRERRLWQAFGIRDWPTFVLIDPGGNVVGKTAAEGLYGRINPKIDRMTAEFEERGQLERGRLSSGAVLETARETSLYRPGRMAADSVGMRLFISDTGHHRIVVTDRDGKILETIGSGAAGNTDGTFDEAAFYLPEGLTFDEEEGILYVADTGNHTIRRISWTEREVVTTAGTGLTAPSSGGAGTETALNAPRDLALLGGYLYIAMAGANQIWRMSLASHEVEPYAGSGREGLADGPLEKAVFSGPAGIATDGEALYIADSGASAIRRIKRGMVETRIGHSPDDFGDLDTIARMARIHRPTGIAYRDGSLYIADTGNHKIKQFDLETGWVLTRAGDGDRGYRDGLSGDARLNEPGGLVDLGGLWYIADTGNHIVRVYDPARHVVSTLTLWK